The nucleotide window TTCAAGATGTAAAGTAGTTTAATGGAAAGAATGATAAAATGGTGGTAGTTGGAAATTCTAACTGCCGCCATTTTTATTATTTAATGTATGGATGATTAAATAGACAACAGAACGTTCTAACCAAAGCAAAACAGAATGTAAAAACGGCCATAAAAGATACGAAAAAGGTAATGACAAAGGTCGGCGGAAAAGTGGCCGTTGCGTACACGTCCTTTAAAGAGGGCGGCTATAAAGGGGTAATCTCAGCAGGATTAGACTTTATTCCGATAGTAGGAAATGCGAAAGCATTGGTAGAAGCGGCAATTGGAAGAGATCCGATCACCGGTAGAAAGCTGGAAAGCTGGGAGCGCGGAGCATCAGCCGCTGCTATTTTAGGCGGCCCACTAGTAAAAGGGGTAAAACATGGAGCAAAACTAGGTGCAAAGGCTATTTCAGGAGGTACATCAAGTAGCAAGAAAACAGTAAATCTGGCCAAGTCCCCAACACCAACGAATCCGACAAAGCAGCAAGCACCGTCTCAGGCAAAGAAGGAAGCAAGTGCAACAACGGCACCACCTGCGAAATCTAATCAGAATGCTAAGGGTATAGATAAAACTAGACCGTCATGGAGACAGTCTGAAATTGATGTAGGAAAAGAATATCCTGGATATCGTGACCAAGTATCATATAAGGATGGTAAGGAAGTAAGTCATGGCACTAAAAATAGTTCGAGACCAGATTTCTATATAAATGGTCATAGTATAGAAGTTAAGAATTATAACTTGACTACTTCTTCTGGGAGAAGTAACTTAATTAGAAATGTTTCAAAGCAAGTAAACAAACGGATGAGTGATTTACCTGAAAACACTAAACAAACTGTTATTATTGATGTTAGGGGACAAAATGTCTCAAGGGATGTTTTAAGGGATGTTAAACAAAAAATAAATGAAAGAACAAATGGTGTACCAGAAATTATTTATAAAATGGATTAGAGGTGTAATTTAGATGGCAGTAGGAGTATTAGTAGATTGTTTTTATTACGAATTAGGGCATAGCGATTTTGTACATTCATTCTTTTCAACAATCTCATATCATCTGGAGAAAGATGGATGGGGGACGAAATACCCGTTATTGATGAATGAATTATATAATAACAAATTAAGTTTTAATGATGTCACTGTCGCAAAAACTAATTTAATTGAAATTGAACAGCAATTAACAAAGTTCCCTCCAGAACATATTGTATGGGATATTGATGATGTATCAATAAAACCACCATGGGGGGAGACAATAAGTCCAAAAGTCACTAGTCTTGCTAATTATTTTGCAACAGCTGATGGTAAAACATTTTTTGAAGTAATACTTACAGCGATGGGTGTAGCAGAAGAAGATAAATGTGATATGAAACTTCATAAACTTTAACTAAGTTTAAACCATGGGGAACTTTCCCATGGTTTTTTATGATACGGAGTGCCGAATAGACAGTTATCTCTGTAGAATAATAGGATATTATATGTAAACCCAATAAGTATTCCTACCAAATATTATAGTACGTACAACAAATATAAAATTTACAACCTAATTCACGTTTTTCATCTCAGTAAATATCCACATTATTATTAGTTACAATCATTACAACTCTCCAATAACTAATCCTTGTTCTCACTACTTATTAAATTTTTCGCAACTATTGCGTACAAAAGAACGATTACTTTATCGAGAGGTTACTCCACCTCGATTAACTCCTGAATGTTGATTTCTAGCACTTTGCATACCGTTTCTATCGTTGTTAGATAAACCCTGTCCACATTGTCTGAACAAAGATGGCTGATTGTATTGGGGCGAAGCCCTGTCATACGTGCCAATTCACGTTGTGAAAGGTCTCGTTCTTTCAAGATTTGATTGAAATAGGCATAGTGATTCCCTTTCTCTTTCTCATATTACGTTTACGATACACTACAAATTTGTATCGGTAAAGGGGTTGAATGTATCGCTAAAGCCGCATACAATGAATCTATAATAAATATAGTGGCTAAGCGTTACGTTAATCCTAATTAGCGTAAAGGAGGGGGAAATATCATGAAAGTTATCGGATATATTCGAGTATCCACGCAAGGACAAGCAAGGGATGGATACAGTCTTGCTTACCAAGAAGATGAAATTAAAGCGTATTGTCAGACTCAAGGATACACGCTTTTACGCTTGATTCTTGAGTTTTAAATCCTCTTCTAACCAATCAATTACGATTTCTCCCCATTCTTCGTC belongs to Solibacillus sp. FSL R7-0682 and includes:
- a CDS encoding pre-toxin TG domain-containing protein produces the protein MTKVGGKVAVAYTSFKEGGYKGVISAGLDFIPIVGNAKALVEAAIGRDPITGRKLESWERGASAAAILGGPLVKGVKHGAKLGAKAISGGTSSSKKTVNLAKSPTPTNPTKQQAPSQAKKEASATTAPPAKSNQNAKGIDKTRPSWRQSEIDVGKEYPGYRDQVSYKDGKEVSHGTKNSSRPDFYINGHSIEVKNYNLTTSSGRSNLIRNVSKQVNKRMSDLPENTKQTVIIDVRGQNVSRDVLRDVKQKINERTNGVPEIIYKMD
- a CDS encoding immunity 70 family protein — encoded protein: MAVGVLVDCFYYELGHSDFVHSFFSTISYHLEKDGWGTKYPLLMNELYNNKLSFNDVTVAKTNLIEIEQQLTKFPPEHIVWDIDDVSIKPPWGETISPKVTSLANYFATADGKTFFEVILTAMGVAEEDKCDMKLHKL
- a CDS encoding helix-turn-helix domain-containing protein, translating into MLKERDLSQRELARMTGLRPNTISHLCSDNVDRVYLTTIETVCKVLEINIQELIEVE